From the genome of Sander lucioperca isolate FBNREF2018 chromosome 1, SLUC_FBN_1.2, whole genome shotgun sequence, one region includes:
- the LOC116036559 gene encoding interferon regulatory factor 2 isoform X1 encodes MPVERMRMRPWLEEQIDSCQIPGLKWVNKEKRIFQIPWMHAARHGWDLEKDAPLFMRWAIHTGKYTAGIDRPDPKTWKANFRCAMNSLPDIEEVKDKSNKKGTNAFRVYKMLSSSERNMKKGKKKTDKEGRPKGNKEVASPSPVTHVGPIDYAKREMIKHEGIKQEALEMTVTDSVSAIHSSVDDHVITSEQLPFVCQTIEVTTENEEQTVSSSHSYPLQISPVSSCCGSDTDSDTEDTKEGVSEVWRRDYNPSVLRIPTCPLPGMATFVTATKPNFRVTSTRDPVPLISYHTDGWTPAYSHNSLVSTATSHTHEMRASVIMKTSDVTSS; translated from the exons ATGCCAGTAGAGAGAATGAGGATGAGGCCATGGCTCGAGGAACAGATCGACTCCTGTCAGATACCAGGACTCAAATGGGTTAACAAA GAAAAGAGAATCTTCCAGATCCCATGGATGCATGCAGCACGTCATGGCTGGGACCTGGAGAAAGATGCTCCGCTCTTCATGAGATGGGCCATACATACTG gcAAATACACGGCAGGCATCGACCGTCCAGACCCAAAGACGTGGAAGGCGAATTTCCGCTGTGCCATGAACAGCCTGCCAGACATCGAGGAGGTGAAggataaaagcaacaaaaagggAACTAATGCCTTCAGAGTCTATAAGATGCTCTCCTCCTCCGAGAGAAACATGAAGAAAG GAAAGAAGAAGACGGACAAGGAGGGGAGGCCCAAGGGAAATAAAGAG GTAGCTTCTCCATCTCCAGTCACTCATGTTGGACCTATTGACTACGCCAAACGGGAAATGATCAAACACGAAGGGATCAAGCAGGAAGCACTAGAGATGACAGTGACGGACAGTGTCTCAG CCATTCACAGCTCCGTAGACGACCACGTGATCACCAGCGAGCAGCTGCCGTTCGTCTGTCAGACGATCGAAGTGACCACTGAGAACGAGGAGCAGACTGTTAGCTCCTCCCACTCGTACCCGCTCCAAATCTCTCCTGTGTCTTCATGCTGCG GCAGCGACACAGACAGTGACACAGAGGACACCAAAGAG GGTGTCAGTGAAGTCTGGAGGCGGGACTACAATCCGTCAGTTCTCAGGATTCCCACGTGTCCTCTCCCCGGCATGGCCACCTTCGTCACTGCGACCAAGCCCAACTTCAGGGTGACCAGCACGCGGGACCCGGTGCCGCTCATCAGCTACCACACCGACGGCTGGACGCCCGCCTACAGCCACAACTCTCTGGTGTCTACGGCAACCAGCCACACCCACGAGATGCGCGCAAGCGTCATTATGAAAACCTCGGATGTGACTTCCTCCTGA
- the LOC116036559 gene encoding interferon regulatory factor 2 isoform X2: MPVERMRMRPWLEEQIDSCQIPGLKWVNKEKRIFQIPWMHAARHGWDLEKDAPLFMRWAIHTGKYTAGIDRPDPKTWKANFRCAMNSLPDIEEVKDKSNKKGTNAFRVYKMLSSSERNMKKGER, from the exons ATGCCAGTAGAGAGAATGAGGATGAGGCCATGGCTCGAGGAACAGATCGACTCCTGTCAGATACCAGGACTCAAATGGGTTAACAAA GAAAAGAGAATCTTCCAGATCCCATGGATGCATGCAGCACGTCATGGCTGGGACCTGGAGAAAGATGCTCCGCTCTTCATGAGATGGGCCATACATACTG gcAAATACACGGCAGGCATCGACCGTCCAGACCCAAAGACGTGGAAGGCGAATTTCCGCTGTGCCATGAACAGCCTGCCAGACATCGAGGAGGTGAAggataaaagcaacaaaaagggAACTAATGCCTTCAGAGTCTATAAGATGCTCTCCTCCTCCGAGAGAAACATGAAGAAAGGTGAGCGCTAA